The Streptomyces sp. Alt3 genome has a segment encoding these proteins:
- a CDS encoding SDR family oxidoreductase translates to MRLKGKTVVVTGAARGLGRATAVACAAEGADLMLLDLCGDLPGVPYPLGTAGQLAHTAALCRKGGSAVATAECDVRDLRSVEAAIALAEDRFGRIDAVVNNAGIAAPSGKPAHEIGEDEWALMIDVDLSGAWRVIRTVGKAMSARRSGSIVNIASTAGLVGYRHFAGYVAAKHGLIGLTRAAALDYAPTKVRVNAVCPGSVRDDTVVEGRMLAEIARALDVPVGEHEQAFTEAQPMNALIEPEDVAAAVVFLVSDDSRQVTGSVMTVDGGFTAR, encoded by the coding sequence GTGCGCCTGAAGGGGAAGACCGTCGTCGTCACCGGGGCGGCCCGTGGCCTCGGCCGTGCCACCGCGGTGGCGTGCGCGGCCGAGGGCGCCGACCTGATGCTGCTCGATCTCTGCGGTGACCTGCCCGGGGTGCCCTACCCGCTCGGCACGGCGGGCCAGCTCGCGCACACCGCGGCGCTCTGCCGCAAGGGGGGCTCCGCGGTCGCCACGGCGGAGTGCGACGTACGTGACCTGCGGTCGGTGGAGGCGGCGATCGCCCTGGCCGAGGACCGTTTCGGCCGGATCGACGCCGTGGTCAACAACGCCGGGATCGCGGCCCCTTCGGGCAAGCCGGCGCACGAGATCGGCGAGGACGAGTGGGCGCTGATGATCGACGTCGACCTCTCCGGCGCCTGGCGGGTGATCCGTACGGTCGGCAAGGCGATGAGCGCACGCCGCTCGGGCAGCATCGTCAACATCGCCTCCACCGCCGGCCTGGTCGGTTACCGGCACTTCGCCGGGTACGTGGCGGCCAAGCACGGCCTGATCGGGCTGACGAGGGCCGCCGCCCTCGACTACGCCCCCACGAAGGTGCGGGTCAACGCCGTCTGTCCGGGCTCGGTGCGCGACGACACGGTGGTGGAGGGCCGGATGCTGGCGGAGATCGCGCGGGCTCTCGACGTGCCCGTGGGCGAGCACGAGCAGGCGTTCACCGAGGCGCAGCCGATGAACGCGCTGATCGAGCCGGAGGACGTGGCCGCGGCCGTCGTCTTCCTCGTCTCGGACGACTCCCGGCAGGTGACGGGGTCGGTCATGACCGTCGACGGCGGCTTCACCGCCCGCTGA
- a CDS encoding cytochrome P450 family protein, translated as MAETDQLPPEFFTAPEPGDTHAANKRLRAAGCPVRAINYPPGGDAYVVADYETALKGFSDPRLSKQVENSPAWFRELLEDSSPVLIRNMITADAPEHTRLRRLVSRAFVPRRMALLQPRIQEITDEIIDAFPESGEVDLMEFAFTLPMRVICEFLGVPIEDRPELHAWGYWLSGAPFADEESNRQLKLASDGIERYLVDLLDQRRSSGLGEDLVSILLRAADEDVFTNDELVSTLVLLIIAGHKTTANLIGNGMQALFSHPDQLELLRSKPELAETAVEEFLRFEPPVYRGTLRVATEDMELAGCPIPKEGFVHILMDSANRDPEAFEDPDRLDITRASNRHLAFGQGAHFCVGAPLSRVEGLVAFPTLLRRLRGLELAVPHDQLDWVFDNSTSRGLKSLPVRYDARLASDTLEG; from the coding sequence ATGGCCGAGACCGACCAGCTGCCGCCGGAGTTCTTCACGGCACCCGAGCCCGGCGACACCCACGCGGCCAACAAGCGGCTGCGCGCGGCAGGCTGCCCCGTACGCGCCATCAACTACCCGCCGGGCGGCGACGCGTACGTCGTCGCCGACTACGAGACCGCGCTCAAGGGGTTCAGCGACCCCCGTCTGTCCAAGCAGGTGGAGAACTCCCCGGCCTGGTTCCGGGAGCTCCTGGAGGACAGCAGCCCGGTCCTCATACGCAACATGATCACCGCGGACGCGCCGGAGCACACCCGGCTGCGCAGGCTGGTCAGCAGGGCGTTCGTGCCCCGCCGGATGGCGCTGCTGCAGCCCCGCATCCAGGAGATCACCGACGAGATCATCGACGCCTTCCCCGAGTCGGGCGAGGTCGACCTGATGGAGTTCGCGTTCACGCTGCCCATGCGCGTCATATGCGAGTTCCTCGGCGTACCGATCGAGGACCGCCCGGAGCTGCACGCCTGGGGCTACTGGCTCAGCGGCGCCCCGTTCGCGGACGAGGAGTCGAACCGGCAGCTGAAGCTGGCGAGCGACGGGATCGAGCGCTACCTCGTCGACCTGCTGGACCAGAGACGGAGCTCCGGCCTGGGCGAGGACCTGGTCAGCATCCTGCTGAGGGCCGCCGACGAGGACGTCTTCACCAACGACGAGCTCGTCTCGACGCTCGTCCTGCTGATCATCGCGGGCCACAAGACCACGGCCAACCTGATCGGGAACGGGATGCAGGCGCTGTTCAGCCACCCGGACCAGCTGGAACTGCTGCGCTCGAAGCCGGAGCTGGCCGAGACGGCCGTCGAGGAGTTCCTGCGCTTCGAGCCCCCGGTCTACCGCGGGACGCTGCGGGTGGCCACCGAGGACATGGAGCTGGCGGGCTGCCCCATTCCCAAGGAGGGCTTCGTGCACATCCTGATGGACTCCGCCAACCGTGACCCGGAGGCGTTCGAGGACCCCGACCGGCTCGACATCACGCGCGCCTCCAACCGCCATCTGGCCTTCGGCCAGGGAGCGCACTTCTGCGTGGGCGCGCCGCTCTCCCGCGTCGAGGGGCTGGTGGCCTTCCCCACCCTGCTGCGCAGACTGCGCGGCCTGGAGCTGGCGGTGCCGCACGACCAGCTGGACTGGGTCTTCGACAACTCCACGAGCCGCGGTCTGAAGTCGCTGCCGGTGCGGTACGACGCCCGGCTGGCCTCCGACACCCTGGAGGGCTGA
- a CDS encoding thioesterase II family protein, with translation MSVRTTLVCLPFAGAGASFYRPWQRLAGDALTILPLQLPGRERRIDEEPYTDAGAAADGLLADLRHALDDSARPHRIALFGHSLGAVLAYELAHRLVSEPGVEPAGLFVSGSPQPAEQRSRRATGLPDDAFLARVNEFAGYTHEALEDPEMREMILPTLRADVEMHENYVPGTDLPLPVPLTSLRGADDELVSRDEAAAWSKVAGADFRYVEQAGGHMYLTESPRALLEVVSGRLGAGAGEPCA, from the coding sequence ATGTCCGTCCGCACCACCCTCGTCTGCCTGCCCTTCGCCGGCGCCGGCGCCTCCTTCTACCGCCCGTGGCAGCGGCTCGCCGGTGACGCGCTGACCATCCTCCCGCTGCAGCTCCCGGGCCGGGAGCGGCGGATCGACGAGGAACCGTACACGGACGCCGGAGCCGCCGCCGACGGACTGCTGGCCGACCTCCGCCACGCCCTGGACGACTCGGCGCGGCCGCACCGGATCGCGCTGTTCGGGCACAGCCTCGGTGCCGTACTCGCCTACGAGCTGGCGCACCGGCTGGTCTCCGAGCCGGGCGTCGAGCCGGCCGGGCTGTTCGTCAGCGGGTCCCCGCAGCCCGCCGAACAGCGCTCCCGGCGCGCCACCGGTCTGCCCGACGACGCCTTCCTGGCACGCGTCAACGAGTTCGCCGGCTACACGCACGAGGCGCTGGAGGACCCCGAGATGAGGGAGATGATCCTCCCCACCCTGCGGGCGGACGTCGAGATGCACGAGAACTACGTGCCGGGCACCGATCTCCCGCTGCCCGTCCCCCTCACCTCCCTGCGCGGCGCCGACGACGAGCTGGTCAGCCGCGACGAGGCCGCCGCCTGGTCGAAGGTCGCCGGAGCGGACTTCCGTTACGTGGAACAGGCGGGCGGCCACATGTACCTCACCGAGTCGCCCCGGGCACTGCTGGAGGTCGTCTCCGGCCGGCTCGGCGCGGGGGCGGGCGAGCCGTGCGCCTGA